DNA sequence from the Streptomyces sp. NBC_01264 genome:
TCCGCCCCAGCCGCTCCCACGCCTCGAAGCGGCGTCGTACGGAGTACACCGGCTCGGTGACCGCCCCCCGCCGCTCCGGGGACAGGCGGGCCCGTTCCCACTCCAGCCGCTCCGCGTCGACGGCAGCCACCGCCGCCCGCGCGGCAGCCGACAGCCGCGCCCACAAGGCGTCCGTCCCGGGGGTCCCGCTCATCCGCACCTCATCCGTCACCGGCCCGACGCGACCGGGGCTGCACCCTACGCGCCCGCCAGGCAGAATCAAGGCATGCGAACGGACGTCGGTGGAATGACCCGGTGCAACCCTGCGCCCATGACGGCGCGATGACGCGATGACGCGATGGTTCCGCAGCTACTGGGCCGAGGAAGACACCTGGTTCTACTTCGAGACCGGCGACGACGGGTGGGTGACCCGCCAGGCCGAGCTCCAAGGCCCTGAGCGGCGCCCCGTCACCGCCGCCCGCGCCACGGACTCCGACGCGCGCTACGGATTCACCGCCGAGTCCCCGGTGTCCGAGTGGGAGGGCCATGCGCCGGAACCCCTCACGGCGGAGCAGTTCGAGAGCGCGTGGGCCACGGCGCGACATCAGCTCGCAGCACGCTTCACGTGAACCGAGTCGGTCCGGTCACCCCGTTCCCGCACCGCCAGGACTTCCTCGGCCCGCAGCGCACCCGCACCGGACCCGACGAGGCAGACCTTCCCGTGGTGCATTGCGTCCAGCACCTCGCGTGGGTGCCCGTACCACTCGATCTCCGTCAGTTCCACGGTTCCGCCCGCCGGGAAGGGCACCTGGTAGAGCGTCCCGACGCGTGCGGACCCGTACAGGCTCCGCACCACGCACACGGCCCGCGAGGCGTCCGCGCTCTCGACCGAGACGACGAGAAGCCGGTGGCCGTCAGCCGCCATACCCCTGCCTCCCTGCGTCTTCTGAACCGCTCCGCCCGTGCCCGTCGAATGTAGTTGTCTTTGAGGCCGGTTTCCTCGTCCGCGTGGGCGCCCCGACCGACAGCTTCAAGGACGACCCGTCCGAGCACCTGGGCCGCCTCGTGCCCGGACTGTCGGCACCACCACGCCGACCCCTTCAGCCGGTTGGAGACACTGAGCGTCAGCGAAATCGCGCACGTCCCCTATCGCCAGCGCCGTCAGGAACCAGAGATGCTCACGTTGAACGAGGCCGTGGAAGCGGCGCGCCCCTACCTTGCACGGGCATTCGCCCACGAACCGTGGGCAGTCGTGGTCCAGCCGCAGTTCAGCGAGGAAGTCGAGCCGGCCTGGATCATCAGGTACGACACGCAGCAGGGCATCGACGCGACCGGTGGGGCGGCCGGGCCTCTCACGAGGATGGTCCTCGTCCCCAAGGACGGCTCCCCGGTGCGCTTCCCTCCCTCGCACCTCCCCCTGGACGAGTATCTCGCCTACGTCCGGCACGGCGGCTGGGACACCGCCGGCCTGGCGAGGACAGTGCGTGCCGAGCCCTGGCAGATGGCCGTGGAATGGCTGCTCGCCACCTATCGCGGCCTGGTCGAGCTGGCGAGCATCGACCCGGTCGCGGAGGACGCCGGCACATGGCTGTTCGCGTGTCAGGCGATCGGGCGGCCCGGATATCCACCGACCCCGCTGCTGGCCGCCTCCCTGGTGGTGCCCAAGGATCTCGGGGTGCCGTTCCATCCTGCGGCCGATGACCCCTGGGGCGATGCCGCGGCATACACGCAGAACCGGGTGGAGCGCGATCCGGAGAGGCAGGCGCGGCGACTGAACTCGCGTGGATGCGTGGTCACGGTGGCCGCTGCGATCGCGGGCCTGCCGTCCTCACCGCTGCCGTGGCAGCCGGCTCACGAGGCGCCGGGGTGGTGGCAGTTGCTGCTACGGCGCCACTTCCCCACGGCGGAGCAGTTGCGGTGCGCCGACTGGAACGAGGTGATCGCACAAGCCGGGAAGGGCGGGCCCGGCACGCAGGGCGTGGTGTGGGTGCGGCGGGCGATCCGCGGAACCGAGGTCAGCGGCCACCTCGTGTACGCGCACAACAACGGAACGGTGGTGTTCCTGGACGGGATGACCGGTGGACTGGCGCGGCTGGACACTGCCGGGCTGCGGGAGCTGGTCTTCGCCCGGGTGACGGCCGGGGGTTCCCCTGGCGGCTGGTGACCTCGCGGCAGCCCGGATCAAGGGCGAGGCGACGGGACCGGGACGGCGGCGGTCAGGACGGCACCCTCTCCGGGCGCCGACTCGATGGTCAGGGTCCCGCCGAGCTGGTGTATCCGGGCCCGCATCGCCGGGACGCCGTGTCCGCGCACGCCGGACGGGGCCTCGGGGAGGGCTGCGGGGTCGAACCCGTGTCCGTTGTCGGCCACGTCGAGGACGACCTGGTCGTCGAGCCGGGTGAGGGTGAGCGCGGCGGTGGTGGCACCGGAGTGCTCCCGTACGTTGGCCAGCGCGCCCTGTGCGATGCGCAGCAGCGCGGACTGCACGCGTTCCGGCAGCGGGGTGACGCGCCCGCCCGCGTCGATGTGGACGCGCACCGTGAGTCCGGCGCCGGACTCCCGTTCGGCGAGGGCGTGCAGCGCGGCGTCGAGGCCGCCGCCGTGGGCGAGGTCGGCAGGTGCGAGGTCGTGCACGAAGTGGCGGGCCTCGGCGAGGTTGAGCTCGGCGATGGACGCGGCGGTACGGACGTGGCCACGGGCCTTGGCCGGGTTGCTGTCCCAGATCCGCTCGGCCGCCTGGAGCAGCATCCGCTGGCTCGACAGGCCCTGGGCGAGCGTGTCGTGGATCTCCATGGACAGCCGTTGGCGTTCGGCGAGGGTGCCTTCGCGGCGCTCGGTGGCGGCGAGCTCGCGGCGGGTGCGGACGAGGTCGTCGATGAGGGCGTGCTGGCGGGCCGCTTGCCGCTGCATGTGGAGGAAGACGGCGGTGGTGAGCGCCGCGACGGCGGCCGGTCCGATCACCAGGTCGA
Encoded proteins:
- a CDS encoding toxin glutamine deamidase domain-containing protein; this encodes MLTLNEAVEAARPYLARAFAHEPWAVVVQPQFSEEVEPAWIIRYDTQQGIDATGGAAGPLTRMVLVPKDGSPVRFPPSHLPLDEYLAYVRHGGWDTAGLARTVRAEPWQMAVEWLLATYRGLVELASIDPVAEDAGTWLFACQAIGRPGYPPTPLLAASLVVPKDLGVPFHPAADDPWGDAAAYTQNRVERDPERQARRLNSRGCVVTVAAAIAGLPSSPLPWQPAHEAPGWWQLLLRRHFPTAEQLRCADWNEVIAQAGKGGPGTQGVVWVRRAIRGTEVSGHLVYAHNNGTVVFLDGMTGGLARLDTAGLRELVFARVTAGGSPGGW
- a CDS encoding sensor histidine kinase is translated as MRVTFFVLVGTSMVRFVQRHTQEARAPWVIALAVVLAVLYLLGPATEVKAHPGRGGTPWPPAPRLAWLGMVVTAWAVLVLLAPSFAWAAVPLFYSALRTLPPVAAYALVAFLTLFVIFAQLTLAPRFNLDLVIGPAAVAALTTAVFLHMQRQAARQHALIDDLVRTRRELAATERREGTLAERQRLSMEIHDTLAQGLSSQRMLLQAAERIWDSNPAKARGHVRTAASIAELNLAEARHFVHDLAPADLAHGGGLDAALHALAERESGAGLTVRVHIDAGGRVTPLPERVQSALLRIAQGALANVREHSGATTAALTLTRLDDQVVLDVADNGHGFDPAALPEAPSGVRGHGVPAMRARIHQLGGTLTIESAPGEGAVLTAAVPVPSPRP